The following DNA comes from Picosynechococcus sp. PCC 7003.
CCAGATCCAGTCCAGATTCATTACCATCTGCCTAATGATCTGGAGGTCAAGGTACACCGTGACTACGAAGAATTTTTAACGGGGTTAACGGCGCGCTTTCCCCATGAAGCCAAGGGCATTCGTAAATTTTATGATGAGTGCTGGAAGGTGTTTAATTGCCTTAACAGCATCGAACTGCTTTCCCTCGAAGAAATCCGTTACCTGCTGCGAGTTTTTATGCAAAAGCCCTTTGCTTGTCTAGGGTTGCTTAAATATTTACCCAAAAATGCTGGGGATCTTGCCCGTCAATACATTAAAGACCCCGAACTGCTTAAGTTTATCGATATGGAATGTTACTGCTGGTCGGTGGTGCCGGCGGAGCTAACGCCCATGATTAATGCGGGTATGGTGTTTAGCGATCGCCATTATGGTGGCATCAACTATCCAGAAGGGGGTGTGGGCCAAATTGCCCTCAAACTGGTTGAAGGTTTAGAGCACCATGGCGGTGAAATTCAATACGGCGCGAATGTCTACGAAATTATCACCGACCAAGGTCAGGCTATCGGCGTACGCTTGGCTAATGGCACCGAGTATTTCGCGAAAAAGATTATTTCCAATGCCACCCGTTGGGACACCTTTGAAAAACTCCTGCCCAGCGACAATAAACCCTTTTTTGAAGAAAAGTGGACGGAGAAGTACCAAAAATCCCCCAGCTTTCTCAGCGTTCACCTCGGTGTTAAAGCCGATGTGCTTCCCCCTGGGACAGAATGCCACCACATTTTGCTCGAAAATTGGGACAACATGGAGGCCGAGCAGGGTACTATTTTTGTCTCTATTCCAACGCTCCTCGATCCGAGCCTGGCCCCTGAGGGGTATCACATTATCCACACCTTTACCCCCAGTTGGCTGAGTGAATGGCAAGGGTTGTCCCCCCAGGAATACGAAGCGAAGAAAGAAGAAGCTGCCTGGCAACTCGTGGATCGCCTTGAAGCGATTTTTCCGGGTTTAGATGCTGGGTTGGATTACATGGAGGTAGGGACACCACGCACCCACCGTAAATTCCTTGGGCGAGTGGATGGCTCCTATGGGCCGATCCCCCAACGCAAACTCCTGGGGTTATTGGGAATGTTTAATTTTGCGGGTTTTCCGCCCCGGGTCAATAAAACAGAAGTCCCTGGACTTTATTGTGTTGGCGATAGTACCTTCCCCGGACAGGGTTTAAATGCCGTGGCTTTTTCTGGTTTCGCCTGTGCCCACAAGGTCGCGACAGATCTCGGTTTTTAAACGAAAGGCAAATAGAAGGCGATCGCCTCTGGGGAAGACAAAAAAGGAGGGGTGCAATTCCCCTCCTACAATCTTGTATTTTTTACGCCGAAAACTGACCGTTACCGGGGTGTTAGCTTGGCAATGGTGGCATTTTGGTAATAGTGACGCAGAATTTGTTGATAGTCGATGCCCTGGGCCGCTAAGCCATTGGCGCCCCATTGACTCATACCAACGCCGTGGCCAAAGCCTTTACCGTAGATGTAAACGTCGCCCTGTTGAATTCTGGCATTGATCAAGGTGCTACGCAGTTCTAAAAGACTCCGCAATTGATCGCCGCTGATATTTTTCGTGCCGCGATCACCAATCACTTTCATCGTGATTACCCGACCCTGGGGAGTGGCCCGTTGGGGAATTAATTGCTTCACGGTACCAACACCACCAACCAGTTGACCTAGCTGAGCTGCTGAAATGGTTTTACTCCACTGGTAGACCGGCGAGGATTGATCATAATCCACAACTCCCCGTAGATAGGGTAGAGGTTGGCTCCAGACATCCTCAACGTTTTCGGTATGACCACCCGAAGAGGAATGAAATACCGCCAAAATAACACTGCCGTTATAGGTCATTACCTGACTTTCCGTAGCATTAACGGCAGCATGGGTTGTGCTGTATTCGCTATTCAGACCCTTATAGACTTGAGTTGCCGTCGTGGTGTCGAGGTCGTAGGGCTTCCCGGTATTTTCTGAACGTTTTTTTAAAGCATAGGTGCGGGCTGCGACGGCCTGGGCTTTGAGGGCTTCCTGGGGCCAACTGGGAATTGCTTCAGCACCGACGACACTGTAGAGATAGTCTTCGAGATCGACGTGATTAATGGCGAGAATCCCGTTACCACTCTGCCGGAGTTGGGTGCGGCCCCGGTACCAGCGATCGCCAATCCACACATAGCCATCTCCCTTGGGTTCAATCCAGACCTCAGTCGCCCGCCAACGGTCAAACGCCAATTGATTCCCCTGGCGTCCCACCGCAAAGGAACTCATGCCAGCAATTTCACCGAGGACTTGGCCTTGGCCATTTTTGATGAGAGCGTTGGTGGAACTGCCCACCTGAAGATTTGCCGTCGTCTGCCGTACAGCGACCCGGAGATCAACCGCCGCCTGTGCAGGTGCAAGGGTTGCGAGCCATACAAGCCCCGGAAGAACCCAGGAATGTTCGATTAATCTACGTAAGGGTCTAAGCATAAACACATTAGAAATTTACAACAAGTATCAATGGCATAAAGTGGTGTGGTCGATCACTATATAGCTTTACTCTAGAATCGCTTTTGATGTGGTTTGTTCCATTACAATTTCACGACTCAATCTAGCACGAAACTTAGGCGATCGCTGTACCATCATCCGGAAAAACATCCTGTAAACGTTGGGGGCCAACCGCCTTTACCGCCTCAGCCAAATTAATATCCCCGGTATAAATCGCCCGGCCCACAATCGCCCCTGTGACCCCAATCCCTTCGAGGGCCACCAGATTGACCAGATCAGCCAAAGAACTAACGCCTCCCGACGCAATCACTGGAATCTCCATGGTGGCTGCCAACTCCCGGAGCGCCTCTAGATTAGGGCCAGCCATGGTGCCATCCCGATGGATATCTGTGTAAATAATGGCAGCGACGCCCTGGGTAGCCATCTGCTTCGCCAAATCCGTGGCCAAAACCGCCGAGGTTTCCAACCATCCCTTGGTCGCCACTTTGCCATTGCGCGCATCAATCCCCACCGCAATCCGACCGGGATATTTTGCACAGAGTTCCGTCACGAGATCCGGATTTTCTACCGCTGCCGTCCCGATAATGGCTCGCTCTACACCCACATCAAACAATTGCGTCACACTGGCGACAGTCCGGAGACCACCGCCCACTTGCACAGGAATATCAATCGCTGCCGCAATTTTGGCGATCGCCCCTAAATTGACGGATTCCCCCTGTTTTGCCCCATCTAAATCCACCACATGAAGTCGGGTCGCCCCCTGCTCAGCCCACGTCCGTGCCACCTGCACTGGGTCATCATTAAACACCTGCGCCTGTTGATAATCACCCTGGTAGAGGCGCACACATTGGCCACCGAGTAGATCAATAGCGGGAATAACTTCCATAACGAAAAAAATGTTGTGATGTGAACAAAAGCCCTGTTATAATAGCGAACTGTTGACCCGGTGGTATAGCCAAGTGGTAAGGCAGAGGTCTGCAAAACCTCCACTCCCCAGTTCGAATCTGGGTACCACCTTATTTTTCAAAAAAATCAATCTTAAGCTCTCTCTATCGCAAGGATTTTTATCTACTTTTTGGGATATTTAGTTCAACTGAGACTGAGCAAAGCACGTCTTTCAGAACAACTCTAGGAGACGACAAATCACTAAAGAAAACAACATAAATTTGTACCCAGTTTTTCTTTAACTCGGCAAAAAAAAGGGCCTGGAGATAAATTCCCAAACCCTGTAAAGATAGCTAAACAGCTAACGACAAAATTTTATTTTTTATACTTCGCCGGATAGAGCCTTTGCTTTATCCGCTTGTTTTTGAGCGAGCATTGCGGCTGTTTTCTCTCGGTCAATTTTTAGGACGACTACGCCGAGGGGCGGCAAACACAGGTCAACCGAATAAGGAAGATTGTGGAAACTCCAGTCTTCAGTCCAGACGCCACTGAAGTTGAGCAAATTACTCCCTCCAAAAGTTTCGGCATCACTATTCAAAATTTCTTGATAGTAGCCTTCTTCTGGAATGCCAATGCGATAGTGACTATGGGGTTGCGGCGTAAAATTACAGACCACAACGAGAAAATCGTTGGGATCTTTTGCCCGTCGAATAAAGGAAAGAACACTGTTTTGATTGTCAGAGCAGTCGATCCATTGGAATCCTTCTTCTTCAAAATCCCGTTCGTAAAGGGCTGGTTCTTGTCGATAGAGGCTATTCAATGCCGCAAAGAAACCTTTGAGTTTGGCGTGGGGCTCATGTTGTAGCAAGTCCCAACTCAAGTCACTCCAAACATTCCACTCATTCCATTGGCCAAATTCCATGCTCATAAACATGGTTTTTTTGCCAGGATGGGCGAACATGTAGGCAAATAAGGCCCGCACATTGGCAAATTTCTGCCATTCATCCCCCGGCATTTTCCCAATAATCGAGCTCTTACCATGGACGACTTCATCATGGGAAAGGGCCAGCATGTAGTTCTCGCTGTGGTGATACCACATACTGAAGGTGATGCTGTTTTGGTGGTGCTGCCGGAACCAGGGATCCATGCTGAAGTATTTGAGATTGTCGTGCATCCAGCCCATATTCCACTTGAGGTTGAAGCCGAGGCCGCCGAGGTAGGTGGGGCGGGAAACCATGGGCCAAGCGGTGGACTCTTCGGCAACGGAGATAATCCCTGGATAGTACTTGAAGATGAGATTGTTGGTTTGGCGGAGAAATTCTACGGCTTCGAGGTGTTCATTACCGCCGTAATCATTGGGGAGCCATTCACCCTCTTCGCGGTCGTAATCGAGATAGAGCATCGACGCTACTGCATCGACCCGAATGCCATCGATATGATATTTGTCAAACCAGAATAGGGCATTGGCAATCAGGAAGTTACGAACCTCATTGCGATTGTAGTTAAAGATGAGGGTGCCCCAGCCTTTGTGCTCACCTTTGCGGGGATCGGCATGTTCATAGAGATGGGTGCCATCAAAATAGGCAAGACCGTGGGCATCCTTAGGAAAATGCCCAGGTACCCAGTCAACGATCACCCCAATACCATTGGCATGACATTGATCGATGAAGTACATCAGGTCTTCGGGATTACCAAAGCGGGAAGTTGGGGAATAGTAGCCAGTCACTTGGTAGCCCCAGGATCCGTCAAAGGGATGTTCAGCAACGGGTAGTAGCTCGATGTGGGTGTAACCCATTTCCTTAACGTAGGGAATGAGCTTATCTACCAGTTCGTAATAGCTGAGGAAGCGGGCACCGGGTTTTTGATCGCCCACGGGAATGGGAGAGACTTCACCGGAAAGGAGTCGCATTTTTTCGGTGGCGGAACCATGGAGCCAGGAACCGAGATGAAGTTCGTAGATGGAGACGGGATTTTTGAGGGGGTCTTGTTTGGCACGCTGTTCTAGCCAGTCATGGTCTTGCCACTGGTACTGGTCGAGGTCGGCAACGATGGAAGCGGTGTCGGGACGTACTTCCCGGAGAAAGCCGTAGGGATCTGATTTTTCGTAGATGTGGCCGTGTTGGTTTTTGATTTCGTATTTGTATTTGGTATTTGGGCCAAGATCGGGAATGAAGATTCCCCAGATCCCCACGTTTAAACGGCGCATTTGGTGTTTACGGCCATCCCAGTTGTTGAAATCGCCTAGAACAGAGA
Coding sequences within:
- the crtH gene encoding carotenoid isomerase, translating into MTAKTAISAPQYDVIVIGSGIGGLVTATQLAAKGIKVLVLERYVIPGGSAGYFERQGYRFDVGASMIFGFGDRGTTNLLTRALAAVDMSLPTIPDPVQIHYHLPNDLEVKVHRDYEEFLTGLTARFPHEAKGIRKFYDECWKVFNCLNSIELLSLEEIRYLLRVFMQKPFACLGLLKYLPKNAGDLARQYIKDPELLKFIDMECYCWSVVPAELTPMINAGMVFSDRHYGGINYPEGGVGQIALKLVEGLEHHGGEIQYGANVYEIITDQGQAIGVRLANGTEYFAKKIISNATRWDTFEKLLPSDNKPFFEEKWTEKYQKSPSFLSVHLGVKADVLPPGTECHHILLENWDNMEAEQGTIFVSIPTLLDPSLAPEGYHIIHTFTPSWLSEWQGLSPQEYEAKKEEAAWQLVDRLEAIFPGLDAGLDYMEVGTPRTHRKFLGRVDGSYGPIPQRKLLGLLGMFNFAGFPPRVNKTEVPGLYCVGDSTFPGQGLNAVAFSGFACAHKVATDLGF
- a CDS encoding SpoIID/LytB domain-containing protein; its protein translation is MLRPLRRLIEHSWVLPGLVWLATLAPAQAAVDLRVAVRQTTANLQVGSSTNALIKNGQGQVLGEIAGMSSFAVGRQGNQLAFDRWRATEVWIEPKGDGYVWIGDRWYRGRTQLRQSGNGILAINHVDLEDYLYSVVGAEAIPSWPQEALKAQAVAARTYALKKRSENTGKPYDLDTTTATQVYKGLNSEYSTTHAAVNATESQVMTYNGSVILAVFHSSSGGHTENVEDVWSQPLPYLRGVVDYDQSSPVYQWSKTISAAQLGQLVGGVGTVKQLIPQRATPQGRVITMKVIGDRGTKNISGDQLRSLLELRSTLINARIQQGDVYIYGKGFGHGVGMSQWGANGLAAQGIDYQQILRHYYQNATIAKLTPR
- the hisA gene encoding 1-(5-phosphoribosyl)-5-[(5-phosphoribosylamino)methylideneamino]imidazole-4-carboxamide isomerase, with the translated sequence MEVIPAIDLLGGQCVRLYQGDYQQAQVFNDDPVQVARTWAEQGATRLHVVDLDGAKQGESVNLGAIAKIAAAIDIPVQVGGGLRTVASVTQLFDVGVERAIIGTAAVENPDLVTELCAKYPGRIAVGIDARNGKVATKGWLETSAVLATDLAKQMATQGVAAIIYTDIHRDGTMAGPNLEALRELAATMEIPVIASGGVSSLADLVNLVALEGIGVTGAIVGRAIYTGDINLAEAVKAVGPQRLQDVFPDDGTAIA
- the glgB gene encoding 1,4-alpha-glucan branching protein GlgB, with translation MPTLLTPDQVNQIVSNQHDNPHGILGCHPVNEDDTAPKTWSVRAYLPSASQAWVVDTSSQTEYPMATVHHPHFFECTLKSDTTPKYQLKLQEGDRQQIINDPYAFAEAPHISDLDLHLFAEGNHHRIYNKLGAHLVEVDGIKGVYFAVWAPNARNVSVLGDFNNWDGRKHQMRRLNVGIWGIFIPDLGPNTKYKYEIKNQHGHIYEKSDPYGFLREVRPDTASIVADLDQYQWQDHDWLEQRAKQDPLKNPVSIYELHLGSWLHGSATEKMRLLSGEVSPIPVGDQKPGARFLSYYELVDKLIPYVKEMGYTHIELLPVAEHPFDGSWGYQVTGYYSPTSRFGNPEDLMYFIDQCHANGIGVIVDWVPGHFPKDAHGLAYFDGTHLYEHADPRKGEHKGWGTLIFNYNRNEVRNFLIANALFWFDKYHIDGIRVDAVASMLYLDYDREEGEWLPNDYGGNEHLEAVEFLRQTNNLIFKYYPGIISVAEESTAWPMVSRPTYLGGLGFNLKWNMGWMHDNLKYFSMDPWFRQHHQNSITFSMWYHHSENYMLALSHDEVVHGKSSIIGKMPGDEWQKFANVRALFAYMFAHPGKKTMFMSMEFGQWNEWNVWSDLSWDLLQHEPHAKLKGFFAALNSLYRQEPALYERDFEEEGFQWIDCSDNQNSVLSFIRRAKDPNDFLVVVCNFTPQPHSHYRIGIPEEGYYQEILNSDAETFGGSNLLNFSGVWTEDWSFHNLPYSVDLCLPPLGVVVLKIDREKTAAMLAQKQADKAKALSGEV